One genomic region from Rosa rugosa chromosome 1, drRosRugo1.1, whole genome shotgun sequence encodes:
- the LOC133726041 gene encoding protein DETOXIFICATION 40-like isoform X1, giving the protein MSMSTQIFSGHLGNLELAASSLGNNGIQVFAYGLMLGMGSAVETLCGQAYGAQKYEMLGIYLQRSTILLTLVGFLLTLVYIFSEPALIFLGESPRIASAAAIYVYGLIPQIFAYAVNFPIQKFLQAQSIVTPSAYISAVTLAVHLLLSWVAVYKIGLGILGASLVLSLSWWITVVAQFVYILKSERCRHTWSGFTWQAFTGLYGFFKLSVASAVMLCLETWYFQILVLLAGLLENPELALDSLSICTTISGWVFMISVGLNAAASVRVSNELGAGNPKSTAFSVIVVTTISFIISVIAAIVVLIFRDVISYAFTEGEVVAAAVSDLTPLLALTLLLNGIQPVLSGVAVGCGWQAFVAYVNVGCYYLVGVPLGALLGFYFNFGAKGIWLGMMAGTLMQTIILIWVTVRTDWKKEGGVHLILNQTVAMWTPCYVDDLRKMIDQGL; this is encoded by the exons ATGTCCATGTCCACCCAAATCTTCTCCGGCCACCTTGGTAATCTTGAGCTCGCCGCTTCTTCTCTCGGAAACAATGGAATCCAAGTGTTCGCCTATGGCCTCATG TTAGGCATGGGAAGTGCGGTGGAGACGCTATGTGGACAAGCATATGGAGCTCAAAAGTACGAAATGCTAGGCATATATCTACAAAGATCAACCATCCTCCTAACGTTGGTCGGTTTCCTCCTCACCTTGGTCTACATCTTCTCAGAACCAGCTCTAATCTTTCTCGGCGAGTCCCCGAGAATCGCCTCCGCCGCCGCCATTTACGTCTACGGCCTGATCCCTCAAATCTTTGCCTACGCCGTCAACTTCCCGATCCAGAAATTCCTCCAAGCTCAAAGCATAGTGACTCCAAGTGCATACATATCAGCAGTGACTCTAGCCGTACACCTCTTGCTGAGCTGGGTGGCCGTGTACAAGATTGGGCTTGGGATTCTGGGCGCGTCGCTGGTGCTCAGCCTGTCGTGGTGGATCACTGTGGTGGCGCAGTTTGTATACATCTTGAAAAGCGAGAGGTGCAGGCACACGTGGAGCGGTTTTACGTGGCAAGCGTTCACCGGGTTGTATGGATTCTTCAAATTATCGGTGGCGTCTGCAGTGATGCTTTGTTTAGAGACGtggtattttcagattctggTTCTGCTGGCTGGCTTGCTGGAAAATCCTGAGTTGGCTCTTGACTCGCTCTCGATTTG CACGACTATATCAGGATGGGTGTTCATGATCTCAGTTGGGTTAAATGCAGCTGCAAG TGTGCGAGTAAGCAATGAGCTTGGAGCCGGAAATCCCAAGTCCACAGCATTTTCCGTCATCGTGGTGACTACGATCTCCTTCATCATCTCCGTCATCGCAGCTATAGTTGTTCTTATTTTCCGTGATGTTATCAGCTACGCCTTCACGGAGGGTGAAGTCGTGGCTGCTGCTGTCTCAGATCTCACCCCTCTGCTTGCCCTCACCCTCCTCCTTAATGGAATTCAGCCTGTCTTGTCCGGTGTTGCTGTTGGGTGTGGATGGCAAGCTTTTGTGGCCTATGTAAATGTGGGCTGTTATTACTTGGTTGGAGTACCACTTGGTGCCCTTCTTGGATTTTACTTCAACTTTGGCGCTAAG GGAATATGGTTAGGGATGATGGCGGGCACGTTGATGCAAACAATCATTCTAATATGGGTCACCGTTCGAACGGACTGGAAGAAGGAG ggtggcgtgcacttgatcttgaatcaaaCGGTTGCAATGTGGACTCCCTGCTATGTTGACGATTTGAGGAAGATgattgaccaagggctgtag
- the LOC133726041 gene encoding protein DETOXIFICATION 40-like isoform X2 — MSMSTQIFSGHLGNLELAASSLGNNGIQVFAYGLMLGMGSAVETLCGQAYGAQKYEMLGIYLQRSTILLTLVGFLLTLVYIFSEPALIFLGESPRIASAAAIYVYGLIPQIFAYAVNFPIQKFLQAQSIVTPSAYISAVTLAVHLLLSWVAVYKIGLGILGASLVLSLSWWITVVAQFVYILKSERCRHTWSGFTWQAFTGLYGFFKLSVASAVMLCLETWYFQILVLLAGLLENPELALDSLSICTTISGWVFMISVGLNAAASVRVSNELGAGNPKSTAFSVIVVTTISFIISVIAAIVVLIFRDVISYAFTEGEVVAAAVSDLTPLLALTLLLNGIQPVLSGVAVGCGWQAFVAYVNVGCYYLVGVPLGALLGFYFNFGAKGIWLGMMAGTLMQTIILIWVTVRTDWKKEVEEAAKRLNKWDVKEPLKG; from the exons ATGTCCATGTCCACCCAAATCTTCTCCGGCCACCTTGGTAATCTTGAGCTCGCCGCTTCTTCTCTCGGAAACAATGGAATCCAAGTGTTCGCCTATGGCCTCATG TTAGGCATGGGAAGTGCGGTGGAGACGCTATGTGGACAAGCATATGGAGCTCAAAAGTACGAAATGCTAGGCATATATCTACAAAGATCAACCATCCTCCTAACGTTGGTCGGTTTCCTCCTCACCTTGGTCTACATCTTCTCAGAACCAGCTCTAATCTTTCTCGGCGAGTCCCCGAGAATCGCCTCCGCCGCCGCCATTTACGTCTACGGCCTGATCCCTCAAATCTTTGCCTACGCCGTCAACTTCCCGATCCAGAAATTCCTCCAAGCTCAAAGCATAGTGACTCCAAGTGCATACATATCAGCAGTGACTCTAGCCGTACACCTCTTGCTGAGCTGGGTGGCCGTGTACAAGATTGGGCTTGGGATTCTGGGCGCGTCGCTGGTGCTCAGCCTGTCGTGGTGGATCACTGTGGTGGCGCAGTTTGTATACATCTTGAAAAGCGAGAGGTGCAGGCACACGTGGAGCGGTTTTACGTGGCAAGCGTTCACCGGGTTGTATGGATTCTTCAAATTATCGGTGGCGTCTGCAGTGATGCTTTGTTTAGAGACGtggtattttcagattctggTTCTGCTGGCTGGCTTGCTGGAAAATCCTGAGTTGGCTCTTGACTCGCTCTCGATTTG CACGACTATATCAGGATGGGTGTTCATGATCTCAGTTGGGTTAAATGCAGCTGCAAG TGTGCGAGTAAGCAATGAGCTTGGAGCCGGAAATCCCAAGTCCACAGCATTTTCCGTCATCGTGGTGACTACGATCTCCTTCATCATCTCCGTCATCGCAGCTATAGTTGTTCTTATTTTCCGTGATGTTATCAGCTACGCCTTCACGGAGGGTGAAGTCGTGGCTGCTGCTGTCTCAGATCTCACCCCTCTGCTTGCCCTCACCCTCCTCCTTAATGGAATTCAGCCTGTCTTGTCCGGTGTTGCTGTTGGGTGTGGATGGCAAGCTTTTGTGGCCTATGTAAATGTGGGCTGTTATTACTTGGTTGGAGTACCACTTGGTGCCCTTCTTGGATTTTACTTCAACTTTGGCGCTAAG GGAATATGGTTAGGGATGATGGCGGGCACGTTGATGCAAACAATCATTCTAATATGGGTCACCGTTCGAACGGACTGGAAGAAGGAG GTGGAAGAGGCAGCTAAGAGGTTGAACAAGTGGGACGTGAAGGAGCCCCTAAAAGGTTGA
- the LOC133726041 gene encoding protein DETOXIFICATION 40-like isoform X3 produces the protein MSMSTQIFSGHLGNLELAASSLGNNGIQVFAYGLMLGMGSAVETLCGQAYGAQKYEMLGIYLQRSTILLTLVGFLLTLVYIFSEPALIFLGESPRIASAAAIYVYGLIPQIFAYAVNFPIQKFLQAQSIVTPSAYISAVTLAVHLLLSWVAVYKIGLGILGASLVLSLSWWITVVAQFVYILKSERCRHTWSGFTWQAFTGLYGFFKLSVASAVMLCLETWYFQILVLLAGLLENPELALDSLSICTTISGWVFMISVGLNAAASVRVSNELGAGNPKSTAFSVIVVTTISFIISVIAAIVVLIFRDVISYAFTEGEVVAAAVSDLTPLLALTLLLNGIQPVLSGVAVGCGWQAFVAYVNVGCYYLVGVPLGALLGFYFNFGAKGIWLGMMAGTLMQTIILIWVTVRTDWKKEMLFHKILL, from the exons ATGTCCATGTCCACCCAAATCTTCTCCGGCCACCTTGGTAATCTTGAGCTCGCCGCTTCTTCTCTCGGAAACAATGGAATCCAAGTGTTCGCCTATGGCCTCATG TTAGGCATGGGAAGTGCGGTGGAGACGCTATGTGGACAAGCATATGGAGCTCAAAAGTACGAAATGCTAGGCATATATCTACAAAGATCAACCATCCTCCTAACGTTGGTCGGTTTCCTCCTCACCTTGGTCTACATCTTCTCAGAACCAGCTCTAATCTTTCTCGGCGAGTCCCCGAGAATCGCCTCCGCCGCCGCCATTTACGTCTACGGCCTGATCCCTCAAATCTTTGCCTACGCCGTCAACTTCCCGATCCAGAAATTCCTCCAAGCTCAAAGCATAGTGACTCCAAGTGCATACATATCAGCAGTGACTCTAGCCGTACACCTCTTGCTGAGCTGGGTGGCCGTGTACAAGATTGGGCTTGGGATTCTGGGCGCGTCGCTGGTGCTCAGCCTGTCGTGGTGGATCACTGTGGTGGCGCAGTTTGTATACATCTTGAAAAGCGAGAGGTGCAGGCACACGTGGAGCGGTTTTACGTGGCAAGCGTTCACCGGGTTGTATGGATTCTTCAAATTATCGGTGGCGTCTGCAGTGATGCTTTGTTTAGAGACGtggtattttcagattctggTTCTGCTGGCTGGCTTGCTGGAAAATCCTGAGTTGGCTCTTGACTCGCTCTCGATTTG CACGACTATATCAGGATGGGTGTTCATGATCTCAGTTGGGTTAAATGCAGCTGCAAG TGTGCGAGTAAGCAATGAGCTTGGAGCCGGAAATCCCAAGTCCACAGCATTTTCCGTCATCGTGGTGACTACGATCTCCTTCATCATCTCCGTCATCGCAGCTATAGTTGTTCTTATTTTCCGTGATGTTATCAGCTACGCCTTCACGGAGGGTGAAGTCGTGGCTGCTGCTGTCTCAGATCTCACCCCTCTGCTTGCCCTCACCCTCCTCCTTAATGGAATTCAGCCTGTCTTGTCCGGTGTTGCTGTTGGGTGTGGATGGCAAGCTTTTGTGGCCTATGTAAATGTGGGCTGTTATTACTTGGTTGGAGTACCACTTGGTGCCCTTCTTGGATTTTACTTCAACTTTGGCGCTAAG GGAATATGGTTAGGGATGATGGCGGGCACGTTGATGCAAACAATCATTCTAATATGGGTCACCGTTCGAACGGACTGGAAGAAGGAG atgctctttcacaagattctcctctga
- the LOC133707722 gene encoding phytochrome-interacting ankyrin-repeat protein 2-like has protein sequence MIRGRITSSRRRSCIRSGGHGASMDDIDRGWTLLHVGCRKGDLKEVKRLLDQGVLDVNMATCGGQKSRGVTPLHLAAEGGHVDVMDELLQRGANIDARTKQLGGACGWTPLHNAAKERRREAMKFLVENGAFLPVDMHDCRFNPPLHYCLGLEWAYEDMKRLQQQTSSSGESSCGSET, from the coding sequence ATGATCAGAGGGAGGATTACCTCGTCAAGGAGGCGTTCGTGTATTAGGTCCGGTGGCCATGGAGCCAGCATGGATGATATTGATAGGGGATGGACTCTACTTCACGTTGGTTGCCGCAAGGGCGATCTCAAAGAGGTGAAGCGGCTTCTCGACCAGGGTGTACTGGATGTGAATATGGCTACATGCGGTGGTCAAAAATCAAGAGGGGTCACCCCTCTTCACCTCGCCGCAGAGGGCGGCCATGTTGACGTCATGGATGAGTTGCTTCAGCGTGGGGCTAACATAGATGCCAGAACTAAGCAGCTGGGCGGTGCTTGCGGCTGGACTCCGCTTCACAATGCGGCGAAAGAGAGGAGGAGGGAGGCAATGAAGTTTCTGGTGGAGAATGGGGCGTTCTTGCCGGTTGACATGCATGATTGTAGGTTCAACCCTCCACTCCATTACTGCCTCGGTCTCGAGTGGGCTTACGAGGACATGAAACGGCTTCAGCAACAAACCTCATCTTCAGGGGAGAGCTCTTGCGGATCCGAAACCTGA
- the LOC133726042 gene encoding large ribosomal subunit protein uL6c, whose translation MASPITSSFQTSNLRSAFLGERKGFIVYSAPASNVGFLKKTVECKESRIGKQPIEVPTNVTLKLEGQALEVKGPLGQLSMTYPREVVVEKEDSGLLRVKKAVETRRANQMHGLFRTLTDNMVVGVSKGFEKRLQLIGVGYRATLEGRILVLSLGFSHPVRMDIPDGIQVKVEENTRIIVSGYDKSEIGQFAASIRKWRPPEPYKGKGVKYADEIVRRKEGKAGKKK comes from the exons ATGGCTTCCCCAATCACTTCGTCTTTCCAAACCAG CAATTTGCGGTCGGCTTTTCTGGGCGAAAGAAAGGGTTTCATTGTTTACAGTGCTCCTGCAAGTAATGTTGGGTTTTTGAAGAAGACTGTGGAATGTAAGGAATCGAGAATTGGGAAGCAACCGATTGAAGTGCCGACCAATGTGACTCTGAAATTGGAAGGTCAGGCTCTGGAAGTAAAAGGCCCTTTGGGGCAGCTCTCGATGACTTACCCACGAGAAGTAGTGGTGGAGAAGGAGGACTCTGGACTTCTAAGGGTCAAGAAAGCAGTGGAGACAAGAAGGGCCAATCAAATGCACGGGCTTTTCAG GACACTTACGGACAATATGGTGGTGGGAGTAtccaaaggatttgagaagaggtTACAGTTGATTGGCGTTGGTTATAGAGCAACACTAGAAGGGAGGATTTTGGTATTGAGTCTTGGGTTCTCCCATCCAGTTAGGATGGATATTCCTGATGGCATACAAGTGAAGGTGGAAGAAAACACCAGAATCATAGTTAGTGGATATGACAAGAGTGAAATTGGTCAGTTTGCTGCTTCCATCAGGAAATGGAGACCTCCAGAGCCATACAAAGGTAAGGGAGTGAAATATGCTGATGAAATTGTAAGAAGAAAGGAAGGAAAAGCAGGAAAGAAGAAGTAA
- the LOC133726043 gene encoding glutamate receptor 3.7, protein MRYSVVLGLHTLIWVLLTASFYCQKPSVVNIGAIFTFDSVIGRVAKPAMEAAVSDVNADSRILRGAKLRLFLENANCSAFLGSIEAFQVLDKGVVAIIGPQSSAIAHMISEIANGLQVPLISYAATDPTLSALQFPYFLRATQSDDYQMAAMAGLIDYYGWKQVIAVFVDDEYGRNGISALGDELERKMSKIAYKLALPVQFNQSYLTDLLHKSKLLGPRVYVVHIDPDPRLRIFQVAKELQMMTSDYVWFATDWLSTTIDSFSPMNRTSLAVLDGVVALRQHTPQSNRKSAFMSRWKEMQKEGLASSELNVYGLHAYDAVWTVAKSIGRYIDEHENISFSVLDKLLELKPSEIQLRKLKIFDGGPLLREKLLETNMSGLAGEVRFNREDRNIVSGGYDVVNIEKMAIHTVGFWSNYSGFSVSPPVTVKRGTSSYPPLDQKLGYVTWPGGNTVTPRGWVIAVDEQPLRIGVPKRVGFVEFARELNDSHKIEGYCIDVFMAARKLVPYDIPYRFVPFGNGQSNPNYDELVKMVAQNVFDAAVGDIAIVKNRTMIVDFSQPYATTGLVIVAPVSNSKSNAWVFLQPFTWELWSVTAASFVIVAVVMWTLEHRVNDDFRGPPKKQLATMFLFSFSTLFKKNQEDTVSPLGRIVMVVWLFLLMVITSSYTASLTSILTVQQISSPITGIDSLIASNWPIGYQVGSFAYSYLTESLYIPGSRLVPLGSPEEYERALRQGPDNGGVGAVIDELTYIELFLSRQTDFGIIGQTFTRSGWGFAFQKDSPLAVDMSTAILKLSENGELQKIHKKWFCKMGCPGDKDQDTEPNQLHLISFWGLYLLCGAFSVVAFVVFLIRMIYQFVRYKKRQVNHPSPVSTRSSNTQCSQVISNFVDFVDEKEEAIKRMFQHDNPQVQVC, encoded by the exons ATGAGATATAGTGTGGTTTTGGGACTTCATACTCTCATATGGGTATTGCTCACTGCTTCTTTTTACTGCCAAAAGCCTTCTGTGGTGAACATTGGAGCTATTTTTACTTTTGACTCTGTTATTGGTAGAGTTGCAAAGCCAGCTATGGAAGCAGCAGTTTCTGATGTTAATGCAGATTCAAGAATACTCAGAGGCGCAAAACTGAGGTTGTTTTTGGAAAATGCAAATTGTAGCGCGTTCTTGGGATCCATTGAAG CTTTTCAGGTTCTTGACAAAGGTGTAGTGGCCATAATTGGTCCACAGTCCTCTGCAATAGCTCATATGATCTCTGAGATTGCTAATGGTCTTCAAGTACCTCTTATCTCATATGCTGCCACTGATCCAACACTGTCTGCTCTTCAGTTCCCTTACTTCCTCCGAGCTACACAAAGTGATGACTATCAAATGGCGGCCATGGCTGGTTTGATTGATTACTATGGGTGGAAACAGGTAATTGCTGTCTTTGTGGATGACGAATATGGGAGGAATGGAATATCTGCTTTAGGTGATGAACTTGagagaaaaatgtcaaaaattgcATATAAGTTGGCTTTGCCTGTTCAATTCAATCAAAGTTACCTCACTGATTTGCTCCATAAATCCAAATTGCTTGGCCCTCGTGTCTACGTTGTTCACATTGATCCTGACCCCAGGTTGAGAATCTTTCAAGTTGCCAAAGAACTTCAAATGATGACCAGTGACTACGTGTGGTTTGCAACAGATTGGCTCTCTACTACCATTGATTCATTCTCTCCAATGAATCGAACTTCACTCGCTGTTCTTGATGGTGTAGTCGCACTGCGTCAACATACCCCACAGTCCAATCGAAAGAGTGCATTTATGTCTAGGTGGAAAGAAATGCAGAAAGAAGGTTTAGCAAGTTCTGAGTTAAATGTCTATGGACTACATGCTTATGATGCAGTCTGGACAGTTGCAAAGTCTATTGGAAGATATATAGATGAACATGAAAATATCTCATTCTCTGTCCTTGACAAATTACTAGAATTGAAACCGTCTGAAATTCAGCTGAGGAAGCTTAAAATATTTGATGGTGGACCTCTTCTTAGAGAGAAGTTATTGGAGACAAATATGAGTGGTTTAGCTGGTGAGGTTAGATTTAATCGTGAAGACAGAAACATTGTTAGTGGTGGTTATGATGTCGTTAATATTGAGAAGATGGCAATTCATACAGTCGGTTTTTGGTCTAATTATTCAGGGTTTTCAGTTTCACCTCCTGTAACTGTTAAAAGAGGGACAAGCAGCTATCCCCCACTGGATCAGAAGCTTGGCTATGTTACTTGGCCAGGTGGAAATACAGTAACGCCACGTGGTTGGGTGATTGCAGTCGATGAACAACCATTGAGAATTGGAGTGCCAAAAAGAGTGGGTTTTGTTGAATTCGCTAGAGAACTGAACGACAGCCACAAGATCGAAGGATACTGTATTGATGTCTTCATGGCAGCACGAAAGTTAGTTCCGTATGATATTCCTTACAGATTTGTACCTTTTGGGAATGGTCAGTCCAATCCCAATTATGATGAGCTTGTGAAGATGGTTGCACAAAAT GTATTTGATGCAGCTGTCGGGGACATTGCAATTGTGAAAAACCGCACAATGATTGTGGATTTTTCTCAGCCCTATGCTACCACTGGGTTAGTGATAGTGGCGCCCGTTTCCAATTCGAAGTCAAATGCTTGGGTCTTTCTTCAACCATTTACTTGGGAGCTGTGGTCTGTCACAGCAGCTTCGTTTGTGATTGTTGCAGTGGTTATGTGGACTCTTGAGCATCGAGTCAATGATGATTTTCGAGGTCCCCCTAAGAAGCAGCTTGCTACAATGTTCCT GTTCAGTTTCTCAACACTTTTCAAGAAAAATC AAGAAGATACTGTGAGTCCACTTGGGCGGATAGTGATGGTGGTATGGCTTTTCCTGTTGATGGTAATCACGTCAAGCTATACTGCAAGCTTGACTTCAATCCTTACAGTTCAGCAGATTTCATCACCCATCACTGGAATTGATAGCTTGATCGCAAGCAATTGGCCCATAGGGTACCAAGTAGGGTCATTTGCTTATAGCTATCTGACTGAAAGCCTCTACATTCCTGGTTCAAGACTTGTTCCTCTAGGTTCCCCAGAAGAGTATGAAAGAGCACTACGGCAAGGGCCAGATAATGGAGGGGTAGGAGCTGTGATAGATGAGCTAACTTATATTGAATTGTTTCTCTCAAGGCAAACGGACTTTGGGATTATTGGGCAAACATTTACCAGGAGCGGATGGGGATTT GCTTTTCAAAAAGATTCTCCCTTAGCTGTTGACATGTCGACTGCAATCTTGAAACTTTCTGAGAATGGAGAGCTTCAGAAGATCCACAAGAAATGGTTTTGTAAGATGGGTTGTCCTGGTGATAAGGATCAGGACACTGAGCCTAACCAACTCCACTTGATCAGCTTCTGGGGTTTATATCTATTATGTGGTGCCTTCTCTGTCGTTGCATTTGTAGTGTTTCTGATAAGAATGATTTACCAATTTGTCCGGTACAAAAAACGGCAAGTAAATCATCCTTCTCCTGTATCCACAAGATCATCCAATACTCAATGTTCTCAGGTCATATCTAACTTTGTTGACTTCGTTGATGAAAAGGAAGAAGCTATCAAGAGAATGTTTCAGCATGATAATCCTCAAGTTCAGGTTTGCTGA
- the LOC133726044 gene encoding glutamate receptor 3.4: MEAFLTHVCKTRTLLTLILCIWVPMEVMAQTGNATVSSKRPSSLNIGALFTFNSAIGRSVKPAILAAIEEVNSDSSVLEGTKLNIIFHDTNCSGFLGTVEALQLIENDVVAAIGPQSSGIAHVISHVVNELHVPLLSFGATDPSLSALQYPYFVRTTQSDSFQMYAVADMVEYFGWREVIAIFVDDDCGRNGISVLGDALAKKRSKIAYKAAFSPGAPLSDINDLLVGVNLMESRVYIVHVNPDSGLSVFSVAKDLGMMTSGYVWIATDWLPTNLDSLVPPDPDKMNLLQGVVALRHHSPDTDLKKSFASKWRKLKHEGSPGFNSYALYAYDSIWLAARALDVFLNEGGTVSFSSDPKLKDTNRSALHLASLRIFDGGQHYLQTLLKMNFTGVSGQLQFDLDKNLIHPAYDVLNIGGTGFRKIGYWSNSTGLSTTEPETLFGKSFNTSTRTPHLYSVIWPGETIATPRGWVFPNNGKPLRIAVPERVGYKEFVSKDKSPPGVRGYCIDVFEAAINLLPYPVPRTYMLYGGGKRNPDYNNLVGQVALNNFDAAVGDVTITTNRTRMVDFTQPYMESGLVVVVPVKQLKSNPWAFLKPFTIEMWLVTGAFFLFVGVVVWILEHRINHEFRGPPREQLMTIFWFSFSTMFFSHRENTVSTLGRLVLIIWLFVVLIINSSYTASLTSILTVQQLTSRIEGIDSLISSNDPIGVQDGSFSWKYLVNELNIAESRLVTLKTMEDYIKALQDGPKRGGVAAIVDELPYIELFMSATKCAFRTVGQEFTKSGWGFAFQRDSPLAVDLSTAILQLSENGDLQKIRNKWLRSSECSMQLNEMDADRLSLTSFWGLFLICGIACFIALTVFFCRILLQYRRFSPETLEGDVEEIEPPPRSSRRSLRTTSFKNLMDFVDKKEVEIKHMLKRKSSDNKQEASPSSDGKSLSPS; the protein is encoded by the exons ATGGAGGCCTTCTTGACCCATGTATGCAAGACAAGAACACTGCTTACATTGATCTTATGTATTTGGGTGCCCATGGAAGTGATGGCTCAGACTGGAAATGCCACCGTCTCATCTAAGAGGCCGAGTTCTCTGAATATTGGAGCTCTGTTTACTTTCAATTCAGCCATTGGAAGGTCTGTCAAACCAGCAATCCTAGCCGCAATTGAAGAAGTTAATTCTGATTCAAGCGTTCTCGAGGGGACTAAATTGAACATTATTTTCCATGATACAAATTGCAGTGGATTTCTTGGAACTGTGGAAG CTTTGCAGCTCATTGAAAATGATGTGGTTGCTGCAATTGGCCCACAGTCCTCAGGAATAGCTCATGTCATATCCCACGTTGTTAATGAGCTCCATGTACCACTTCTGTCATTTGGAGCAACAGACCCCTCCCTTTCTGCTCTACAATACCCGTATTTTGTACGCACCACGCAGAGTGACTCTTTTCAAATGTATGCAGTTGCTGATATGGTTGAGTATTTCGGATGGAGAGAAGTAATTGCCATATTTGTAGATGATGATTGTGGCAGAAATGGGATTTCAGTACTAGGTGATGCCTTAGCAAAGAAGCGTTCCAAGATTGCTTACAAGGCTGCCTTCTCTCCTGGAGCCCCATTAAGTGATATCAATGACTTGTTGGTGGGAGTAAACCTCATGGAATCTCGGGTGTATATTGTACATGTAAATCCTGACTCTGGTTTGTCAGTCTTTTCTGTTGCCAAGGATCTTGGAATGATGACAAGTGGCTATGTTTGGATTGCAACGGATTGGCTTCCTACTAATTTAGATTCATTAGTACCACCTGACCCTGACAAAATGAATCTTTTACAAGGGGTTGTTGCTCTTCGTCATCATTCCCCGGATACTGATCTCAAAAAGAGTTTTGCATCTAAATGGAGAAAACTAAAGCATGAAGGGAGTCCGGGCTTCAATTCTTATGCTCTCTATGCATATGACTCTATTTGGTTAGCAGCCCGTGCCCTTGATGTTTTTCTCAATGAAGGAGGGACTGTATCTTTCTCTAGTGACCCAAAGTTGAAAGATACAAATAGAAGCGCACTGCACTTGGCATCACTCCGAATATTTGATGGAGGCCAACATTACCTGCAGACACTTCTTAAGATGAACTTCACAGGTGTGAGTGGTCAGCTTCAGTTTGATCTGGATAAGAATTTAATTCATCCAGCTTATGATGTTCTGAACATTGGTGGAACTGGATTTCGTAAAATTGGTTATTGGTCAAATTCTACTGGTCTGTCGACCACTGAGCCAGAGACATTATTTGGGAAGTCGTTCAATACTTCTACCAGAACTCCACATCTTTATAGTGTTATATGGCCTGGTGAAACTATAGCTACACCTCGGGGATGGGTATTTCCTAACAATGGCAAGCCACTGCGTATTGCTGTGCCTGAGAGAGTAGGTTACAAAGAGTTTGTGTCTAAAGACAAGAGTCCTCCTGGGGTCAGAGGATATTGTATTGATGTATTTGAAGCTGCTATAAACTTGTTGCCTTATCCTGTGCCACGCACATATATGTTGTATGGAGGTGGCAAGAGGAATCCCGATTACAACAATCTTGTTGGTCAAGTTGCTCTAAAT AACTTTGATGCAGCTGTTGGGGATGTTACAATAACTACAAATAGGACAAGAATGGTTGATTTTACACAGCCTTACATGGAATCAGGACTAGTTGTAGTTGTTCCTGTCAAACAGTTAAAATCAAACCCTTGGGCTTTCCTGAAGCCATTTACTATTGAGATGTGGTTAGTCACCGGTGCATTCTTCCTTTTTGTGGGAGTCGTTGTTTGGATTCTTGAGCACAGGATTAATCACGAGTTCCGTGGTCCACCAAGGGAACAGCTCATGACTATTTTTTG GTTTAGTTTCTCGACGATGTTCTTCTCACATA GAGAGAACACTGTGAGCACTCTAGGACGGCTGGTGCTGATTATATGGTTGTTTGTGGTGTTGATTATCAATTCGAGCTATACAGCTAGTTTGACATCGATCCTCACTGTACAACAGCTGACATCACGGATTGAGGGGATAGACAGCTTGATATCAAGTAATGATCCAATCGGAGTTCAAGATGGGTCATTTTCATGGAAATATTTGGTTAATGAGCTCAACATAGCGGAGTCGAGACTTGTTACCTTAAAAACCATGGAAGACTACATCAAAGCCCTTCAGGATGGACCAAAACGTGGTGGAGTAGCTGCCATTGTCGATGAGCTTCCTTACATTGAGCTGTTTATGTCTGCCACCAAGTGTGCATTCAGGACTGTGGGGCAGGAATTTACAAAAAGCGGATGGGGATTT GCATTCCAAAGGGATTCTCCTCTTGCTGTTGATTTGTCAACTGCCATTCTTCAACTCTCGGAGAATGGTGACCTCCAAAAGATCCGTAATAAATGGCTTAGGAGTAGCGAGTGCTCTATGCAACTCAATGAAATGGATGCAGACCGACTATCCCTGACGAGCTTTTGGGGCCTGTTCCTTATATGCGGTATTGCATGCTTCATTGCTCTTACTGTGTTCTTCTGTAGAATCTTATTGCAATACCGCAGATTTAGTCCAGAGACTCTGGAAGGGGATGTTGAGGAAATTGAACCTCCTCCCAGATCTAGTCGCCGCTCACTCCGGACAACTAGTTTCAAAAACTTGATGGATTTTGTAGATAAGAAAGAAGTAGAGATCAAGCATATGCTAAAGAGAAAGAGCAGCGATAACAAACAAGAAGCTAGTCCAAGCTCTGATGGCAAGTCCCTTTCACCCTcttaa